Proteins co-encoded in one Sulfurospirillum arsenophilum NBRC 109478 genomic window:
- the era gene encoding GTPase Era — protein sequence MNEKTKTGYVAVIGRPNAGKSSLLNWLVGEKLAMVSHKANATRKRLNIIAMHENTQIIFIDTPGIHEQERLLNQFMLEEAMKAMGDCDLILFLAPASDSIQNYIDFAALNKANIPHMVLLTKTDSVSQTALFDKITEYQAYQDKFVALIPVSVKKGISQAYLLEAISKFMPEHPYLYDPEILTTERSRDIYKELIREAIFENTSDEIPYFADVIIDKVDEKETIDNIYATIIVDKKSQKGILIGKDGQTIKRIGTNARQLIESLSQKRVFLKLVVVVKQGWSQDKEMLKKIGYIVE from the coding sequence ATGAACGAAAAAACAAAAACAGGATACGTCGCCGTTATTGGTAGACCCAATGCAGGCAAAAGCTCGCTTCTCAATTGGTTAGTGGGTGAAAAACTCGCAATGGTTTCACACAAAGCCAACGCCACGCGAAAACGTCTTAATATTATTGCGATGCACGAAAATACACAAATTATTTTTATTGACACTCCTGGTATTCATGAACAAGAACGCCTTTTAAATCAATTTATGCTTGAAGAAGCGATGAAAGCGATGGGGGATTGCGATCTTATCCTTTTTCTTGCTCCAGCTAGTGATAGTATTCAAAATTATATTGATTTTGCAGCACTCAATAAAGCCAATATTCCACACATGGTTCTTTTGACCAAAACCGATAGTGTTTCTCAAACAGCACTTTTTGATAAGATCACTGAATATCAAGCGTATCAAGATAAATTTGTAGCCCTTATCCCAGTTTCTGTCAAAAAAGGAATTTCGCAAGCCTATCTGTTAGAAGCCATTTCTAAATTTATGCCAGAGCATCCTTATCTTTATGATCCTGAGATTCTTACGACAGAGCGTTCTCGTGATATTTACAAAGAACTGATCCGTGAAGCTATTTTTGAAAATACGAGTGATGAAATTCCTTATTTTGCAGATGTCATCATTGACAAGGTTGATGAAAAAGAGACGATTGATAATATTTATGCAACGATCATTGTTGATAAAAAAAGTCAAAAAGGGATTCTGATTGGCAAAGACGGTCAAACCATTAAAAGAATCGGTACGAACGCGCGTCAATTGATTGAATCTTTGTCCCAAAAACGTGTCTTTTTGAAACTTGTGGTTGTTGTAAAGCAAGGCTGGAGCCAAGATAAAGAGATGTTAAAGAAAATTGGTTATATTGTTGAATAA
- the hslU gene encoding HslU--HslV peptidase ATPase subunit has translation MNLTPKQTVAYLDEYIIGQFNAKKSIAIALRNRYRRLKLEGEMAEEVMPKNILMIGSTGVGKTEIARRMAKMLSLPFVKVEASKYTEVGFVGRDVESMVRDLMMASINLVKAEHKEKNQDDIALHVEKTIIEKLLPPLPKGVSEEKKADYEKSYEKMRQKLRDGELDELKIEVEISQNNSDLGDSSLPPEMIKVQESFIKILGSGQNNIKKEMKVKDAKEALKTEASEKLLDMEAVKTEARERAQNGGIIFIDEIDKIAVNSSQSHRSDPSKEGVQRDLLPIVEGSDVNTKYGSIKTDHILFISAGAFHLSKPSDLIPELQGRFPLRVELSSLTEEVLYQILTQPKNSLLRQYQALLKTEGVELIFEDEAIKAIAKIAQITNEKTEDIGARRLHTIIEKVLEDISYSADEHEGETLHVTKELVHEKLDAIVESEDSSRYIL, from the coding sequence ATGAATTTAACACCAAAACAAACTGTCGCATACTTAGATGAGTATATCATCGGACAATTCAATGCTAAAAAATCAATCGCGATAGCCCTTCGCAATCGTTACCGCCGTCTTAAACTTGAAGGTGAAATGGCAGAAGAAGTGATGCCAAAGAACATTTTGATGATCGGCTCAACCGGTGTGGGCAAGACTGAAATTGCACGACGTATGGCAAAAATGCTCTCTTTACCTTTTGTGAAAGTAGAAGCAAGCAAATACACAGAAGTTGGCTTTGTGGGGCGTGATGTTGAGTCAATGGTGCGTGATCTTATGATGGCATCCATCAACCTTGTCAAAGCAGAGCACAAAGAAAAAAATCAAGATGATATTGCTTTACATGTAGAAAAAACCATTATAGAAAAACTGCTACCTCCTCTTCCAAAAGGAGTCAGTGAAGAGAAAAAAGCGGACTATGAAAAAAGTTACGAGAAGATGCGTCAGAAACTTCGCGATGGAGAGCTTGATGAGCTTAAAATCGAAGTGGAAATTTCTCAAAATAACAGTGATTTAGGAGATTCTTCGCTTCCTCCTGAAATGATTAAGGTACAAGAATCTTTCATCAAAATCTTGGGATCTGGACAAAATAACATTAAAAAAGAGATGAAAGTTAAAGATGCAAAAGAGGCTCTAAAAACTGAAGCAAGCGAAAAACTTTTAGATATGGAAGCGGTTAAGACAGAAGCTAGAGAACGTGCTCAAAATGGTGGTATTATCTTTATCGATGAGATCGATAAAATTGCGGTTAACTCTTCACAATCGCATAGAAGCGATCCCAGTAAAGAAGGTGTGCAAAGAGATCTTCTTCCAATTGTTGAAGGCAGTGATGTCAACACTAAATATGGAAGCATTAAAACCGACCACATTCTTTTCATCTCCGCAGGTGCATTTCATTTGAGTAAACCTAGTGATTTGATTCCTGAACTTCAAGGTCGTTTTCCACTTCGTGTAGAGCTAAGTTCACTTACAGAAGAGGTACTCTATCAGATTTTAACACAACCAAAGAACTCTTTGCTACGCCAGTATCAAGCTCTTTTAAAGACGGAAGGCGTGGAATTAATATTTGAAGATGAGGCAATTAAAGCAATTGCTAAAATTGCTCAAATTACGAATGAGAAAACGGAAGACATTGGTGCTAGAAGACTGCATACTATTATCGAAAAAGTGCTCGAAGATATTAGTTACAGTGCTGATGAACACGAAGGTGAAACTTTACATGTAACCAAAGAACTAGTGCATGAAAAACTCGATGCCATTGTTGAGAGTGAAGATAGCAGTCGCTATATTTTATAA
- the hslV gene encoding ATP-dependent protease subunit HslV, whose amino-acid sequence MFEATTILACRGKDKAVIGGDGQVTFGNTVLKNNATKIRKLYNGKILAGFAGSTADAFNLFDMFENILEQKKGDLYKSVIEFSKEWRKDKMLRRLEAMMIVLTCDHIFILSGTGDVVEPEDGKIAAIGSGGNYAISAARALDRHANLDEETLVKESLKIASELCIYTNDNIKTFVLER is encoded by the coding sequence ATGTTTGAAGCAACCACCATCCTTGCGTGTCGCGGCAAAGACAAAGCGGTCATTGGCGGTGACGGACAGGTCACTTTTGGCAATACTGTTCTTAAAAATAATGCCACCAAAATCCGCAAGCTTTACAACGGAAAAATCTTAGCAGGCTTTGCAGGAAGTACCGCAGACGCATTCAACCTTTTTGATATGTTTGAAAACATATTAGAGCAGAAAAAAGGTGATTTGTATAAGTCTGTCATCGAGTTTTCCAAAGAGTGGCGTAAAGATAAAATGTTACGCCGTTTAGAAGCTATGATGATTGTCTTAACATGCGATCATATCTTTATCCTAAGCGGTACAGGGGACGTGGTTGAGCCAGAAGATGGCAAAATTGCGGCGATTGGTAGCGGTGGAAACTATGCCATTTCTGCAGCGCGAGCACTTGATCGTCATGCCAATTTGGATGAAGAGACACTTGTTAAAGAGAGTCTTAAGATCGCTAGTGAACTGTGTATTTATACCAACGACAACATCAAAACATTTGTTTTAGAGAGATAA
- the rplI gene encoding 50S ribosomal protein L9, producing the protein MKVLLIKDVKDLGKKGEIKEVKDGYGQNFLIGKGFALLATNEVMRKYESDQRKKAAADAEEIANLKAIEKKLAELKLTVKRKLGANGSLFGAVTKDEIAHDLKAQHGIEIDKKTIEIEHAIKTTGDFDVSIKLGHGIHAVLKLSILGE; encoded by the coding sequence ATGAAAGTTTTATTGATTAAAGATGTTAAAGATTTAGGCAAAAAAGGTGAAATTAAAGAGGTTAAAGACGGTTATGGTCAAAACTTCTTGATTGGCAAAGGTTTTGCACTTCTTGCTACCAATGAAGTGATGCGAAAATATGAATCAGATCAACGCAAAAAAGCAGCCGCTGATGCTGAAGAAATTGCAAACCTTAAAGCCATTGAGAAAAAATTGGCTGAGCTAAAACTTACCGTTAAACGTAAACTAGGAGCCAATGGCAGTCTTTTTGGTGCTGTTACGAAAGATGAGATTGCACACGATCTTAAAGCACAGCATGGCATTGAAATCGACAAAAAAACAATTGAAATTGAACATGCCATTAAAACAACCGGTGATTTTGATGTGAGCATTAAATTAGGACATGGCATCCACGCAGTACTAAAACTTAGTATTCTTGGAGAATAA
- a CDS encoding rhodanese-like domain-containing protein gives MDEARESEWSDEAMMNLVKTVTRSCEVSGEELHVMLNLRAQKRLDFLLIDIREMYEYSQSSIKGTDMLLPTSTIHQHMEELKKLSGKLLIFYCHIGGRTSQMIFILRRMGFSNIAQLSGGIDAFHGEKLKNAPLPKTMK, from the coding sequence ATGGATGAAGCGCGTGAAAGTGAATGGAGTGATGAAGCAATGATGAATTTAGTCAAAACCGTAACACGAAGCTGTGAAGTAAGTGGCGAAGAGTTACATGTAATGCTAAATCTAAGAGCTCAAAAGAGGCTTGATTTTCTACTCATTGACATCAGAGAGATGTATGAGTACTCACAATCAAGCATCAAAGGCACAGACATGCTTTTACCAACTTCAACCATTCATCAACATATGGAAGAGCTGAAAAAGCTCTCCGGTAAGCTTTTAATTTTTTACTGCCATATCGGCGGGCGTACATCACAAATGATATTTATTTTACGTAGAATGGGCTTTTCAAACATTGCCCAACTTAGTGGTGGCATTGACGCATTTCACGGTGAAAAACTCAAAAATGCCCCACTTCCAAAGACGATGAAATAA